caaataataaaaaattagaatgcATGTTTAGAAAATTTAGGGAAAGAAAGGGAAAGGAAATGAGTTgataagaaaaacaatagATGACTGGTGCCCTCGAAATGTCGAGACCCACACGTTTCTCCAAAAATTCTTATAAATTCTATacatctctctcttctctttctctctctaaaactTGCACAACAACACAAGGGCAAAAAAGAATCTTTCCTTTTAGCAAACAAAGCTTTCATGGGGCCCCTTGTTGTTCAAAAAGataggtaaaaaaaatatttttttcatgttattATTCCTTTCTTTGAGATCTCAATCTCTCAAAagatattttcttctttttcctttttgttcaTTCGTGATCCTCATTGACAAAAGTAATCATTTCGGACTTGAACTAACTACTAGCATTTTAATTAGTACACTTTATACATATTTGTATAGTGTTGTATATTATTGAAACGCATTAATGAGTTATTATCATaagtcaaaaaaaaaagttgaagattacatatatgaaattgaatgctTTTTTACGTCGCAACAGCCTATATATACAGTGTCAATTTGCAATTCCTGAATTTGAACATTCGGGTCATTTAATGTTTtagacaattaattaattatataggaATACCAAAGTTTTGGTTCTGACATAAACTTTATACTATTTGTCATATAGGATAACTgatcttcatttatttcttaCAAATATGACGTTTTACACATAACCaaactaaacaaataatttgcTGATGCTGGCAATTTCAACGTAATGGAAATTTGTAACAACCAGAAGTAAACTAAAatagggagtactaaattcaattaatgttTTGGTATTCTATATATTGAGTTCATGCATTGCATTGTACCACTCATGTACGTGTAGATGCAATTGTACTTTCACACCAAATTGATTGTTCTAGTGAAGtactaataaacaaataatgatAGATGCAATTGAACTTTGTACACATAAACTGatggtttttaaaattaataagttaGGTTAAAACTTgatactctctcttcttcttaaattaattaatgcatttttCATATAAGATTTAAGAAACTAGTGTTTAATAAGTTAAGTGGAccgagaataaaataagaaagggAATAGAGTTGATAAGTTTAGTGGGTTTATTCTCCATCCCAACGACTCGTTACTTGATGACGTATGAAGGACAACCCAGCGACCCACTGAATTCGCACGAAGGCCAACCCAGCGATGCGCTAGGAGATGTTTGATGTACCAGAAGTAAACCAACGACCCACTGGATGGTTGCAGCTCAACAGAATGACCTAGATTTCTTGTCATTTCAACCCAACTTATTCTCAACTATATAAAGGGAACTTGAGCTCGAATTTGGGGTGAGACCCTAGCTTTAGCAAAATTTGAATCATTCATCTTGGAAGCTCAAGGATCAATTAAAGCACGTAGAATCTAGGATTCATCAAAGCTGAAGATGACGGATTCTACCTCAGTGGTGTACCTAGTTTGTGTTTCATGTtcattagtactagtatttattttaagctATTTGTCTATGGCAGCTAAACTTGACTCAAAGATGtgtttttatgatatttatctAGCTAATTCcatactttttcttattttaataatttcactcTTTAAAACCGAATGTGTTACATATGGTTGGGTGCTTTTAAGTATTAGGCCAATAATTAAATGCGTTAttgagtttttaaaaaaactcgAGAGATTtacactatttaattttttttttattttttttatactattttcacttttggaatacattatttttcatcCCATTTATCACCCCTTCACTCcaatctattttttcatctctcatCTCATTTATCTTTTCCACGAAAGcaaaaaatgaatcccggTAATTTCCCAAAAATTCCCAACGGAACTCCGATCTCCCtaactttaatttatgttatttttatattttattttatttgataacacaaaatttaaaaaaaaatgaaaatagtggTGAAAATGAGGATAGGTGGATTTTAAGGGCAAAATTTTAAGAGTTGTTGCAGGTGCCGGGactggaaaataaaaaatgctaAAGTGACGAGAGAAAAAATGGAGATGAACGAATATATAGGACGGGTTTTAAGGAGCATAAGGATGTTTGAGACTAAGTATGAAGATACAAGGCAATCTTAACaaattttaggagttgttaaTCCCATTACTCTTAATAGAGAACACTAAAATCAACATATCTTGGCCATGTTTGTTTGACCGGATTGTGGGGtgggaaagtaatctgattccaaaattttaattttatgtgtttgGGAAAATATGGAAAGTAAAATGATTCctaattgttaaattaatgtgtttggttgaattataagaaattaagGAAAGTAATCATATTCCTAAAATCAgggaatttaatataaaatatgaggaTTCTTATTCCTTGTTTAAACCtaaatattctttttcccTAATCGAACGGTTTCTCTCATGCCTAAAGAACGGTTTTCTGTCATGCCTCCACTCTGCATCTCTCGTCTCGTCTCTGTGCgtattttttcattctttcatCATTGCTTTCTCTGTACATTATATTCTCATAGGTTAATTACAGTACCTTCAAGCTTTCGTGGagttttcttcaagatttcatGGAGTTAACAATTCCTTCTTCAAGCTTTCATGTATAACTCTAATATAAAGTGAATCTTAGTTGCTAGTAGTATAATGATGAGTAATTCTGACATTAATAAAGAGAATTGCGTCATATCCATGAAGATGAAAAAAGCAATagaaaatcatatttttgacGGAATTGTtattttgcaatatttttattgttatttgcTTAAGTTTTGACCAAACACATGAATTATATTCTACtggattcatatttttaagaatCACATTCCTCGGAATAAAAAATCCTAAGAATCATAATCTTAGAAATCATAATCTTAGAAATCATAATCCTACAAATCAAAATCCtattaatcattttctttgacaactttactttcctgcCAAATAAACGAGGCCAAAGAGtttgataatataattataatccaCTACTAtcaattttaacaaatataaaatcaaaaggaatttttttctccactcACAAAACATACTAAATAGCAAATTAagcatataatattattttctaatatattcttttaattcttGTGAAATTCCAAGTCTTCTATACAATTGAGGCGGAAGGAGGATAATTTATCCTAATTCCTAACTCGATTTATGTAAAAAGTAAGCACGTGTCACCCTGTGGTTGGGTTGATCCACATCATAATGTGGGAAATTATTGACCAATTGTcgaatatattttatcaagaaatgggaaaatgaaattgtaaaatattttagtactcAACCACTTTTGGCTGTAAGCTTTCGGATCATTCGATTTTGGACGACATTGATTCTAGCTTGCCTACCTCTCTTGAGAATGTTGACACACACAATTACATTCACTCACACATCCCTATATAATATTGTCCTAAAAACTCCCCATTTTTACAAGCTTAATATTCCCAAAACAAATGTTCCGAATTTAATAAGGTAGCAACTTGACCGATgttcacttatatatattctgcaactctattttttttattaaagacTTTTAggttttttatagtattatgaTAGTTAATTCAGACCACCAATTAATTGGGTGGGGAAAAAAGTATCATACTGATTCAGCTTCGTCATAGTATTAAGACTAGTACGTTAGCATAggagaaattaaattataacaaaaCACGAAAAAGGATGAGATACTTAATAAGAAATCAAAGGatatatagatgaaaatgaTGGATTGTGTAGAGAGAGGTCTTACTACAAATTTCTTCCTACAAAATACAGAGTAagtatttattagtagtactatattacgATCCTTCGAAAAAAAGACAACTGGAATTTTTGTGCCCTTTTTTGGGCCCATGACACATTGAAAGCCCAGTTCGCTTTTCAGTTTTAGTAGTAACATTCTCttacaaaatcatcaatatccttgggtaaaatattttaaaatcgcATTGAGAAGTGGACTACTATAAAAgttgaattctttttttaatattagcTTAAACATGATCCAAAAAGATAGTAAAAGTTTGAGTACGTCCAGATAGAGGGcagaaaatgaatttgatatttaaagaCGACGTcgattcataaattttatatttttacacATGCATATTTTGCATGATCTGGTAGATATGTGCCCTAATTGCTTCTTCCTAATACTCCATATCAGAGATAATACACTATGAATTATGCaagatgaattaaattttgaatgtttaattgtagtagtaattcGGAAGTGTACGATTATTAGCGTAGGgatgaaaatgatatatacCCATTTTGATATCTCTCCTCAACTCAAATTGATATTTAGTGTGTTAGAGTAGGTAAAGAGTAGATAAGgtaatagaaagaaaaaaaattgagagaatcaAGTAAGAGGGAGAATATAgtaggaaagaaaaagtgagttaaGCATTACTAAAAGAAACttctcaaaatagaaaataactcAACCATAAAGGAACAGAAGGAGTcatccgttccataaaaatatgaacatttggGACGGCACAATTGattaagtaagagaaagataaaaagaaaaagtaattttagtattgttagtggagaccACCTTTTTAGAGTGAAAGAAAccatcaaaaatagaaagagttatttttatcaaatgatccaaaatggaaaaagtccatatttttaataggatggagagagtaagaTAATTATGAGTAGAATAAATTAGCGAAGTATTGGATCTAATAAAATGAGACGTTTATTGGAGATcgtacaaataaagaaatatgagacatttaaggGGACCTGtcaaaaattagaaacttaTTTATGTTTAGTTTTCACAGGAGCAggtttcaagattttttttgttattcttGGTAAATGGCTTAGAGATGGAGTTCGGTTTATCGGTCAAATTGTTGTGATAGGATAAGCACTTCATTAAAGGACACGTACGTTAATTATTAAGCCAATGACCTAAATAAAAAgcaataatattttcttggATCGTAAATGACAATTTTCATTCGATGAAAACAAGAATGGTGGCACAAAATATGATATGACCCTCAGTATAGATACAACAATTTAATGATATACTAAGAATGTTTCATAGCATGTAAAGTTACAAAAAAGTACTTGAGCAGACAATTTCCCATgcatttacatttattatactaaaaagagtaaagtaatgACAGGATGCTAAGGATGACATGATTAATATAAACCAGGAGCTCAAAAACATGTATACAGACAGCAAAGTGAATGAAGATAGAGTTAGGAAAGAGCCAAATTCGTTTCCATTCGGCAACATTTAACCCCATTTTACTACATTCCAGTTACACCACACACAATACGACATTTCTAATCACATCTCCATTAACTTGGGCTCGGACACAACTATGCAAACTTCTAatcatattttcatcaaacatactccctccgtcctaaggTAATGGagcatttcttttgggcacgtgatttaagtaattaatgtGTTAGTTTaagtgaagagagtaaagtaaaaaatttaataaagtaagatggATGGAGGAAGAGTAAAGtattaaaaaagattaaatttttgcCAAGACCTAATAGGGCAGCCGCGTCCGGATACGACTCAAAAAGATTAAGTAAAAAAGATTAAGTTTTTGAACTTTaccaaaaaatgaatacaACTCAACTACCTTAAGATGTctgagggagtataatatattttgtgaagaCACAAAGCTCATACATCACTATTATCAAATATCTTAATAGAATAGGATCTGATAtgtaaatagaaattattgaTTGTCATTTTTTACTGAATGTGATTAACTACGTGGAGAGAAATAgtagaattttaaaaagaagaaaaagaattcaTTGTTACTAGTTTAATTAAGTAGAAGCTctcgatattttatttcttatactttttcttatttctagatggagtacttttttttgcGAAAATATCGCTATTGAGCTCGTTAATGCAAACGATCCATGAGTTATGTTTCCTAGATTCGTCACTGACGACAACGAGCCCTTGAGAGAAGAGAACAAAGGACAGCAatgttaacaaaaaaatttagtatagtagtagtatttttttcatcaactaGGTAAATGATACGcacataagataaaaatgaaaataaaaagaggaGAGTTTTATTAGAGTAAAAGTTTAATCTCATGACATCAATATGTGATCATCTAGCTAAGCCAACGCAGCAATATAATGCGGAGCTGGAGTGGCACTGTTCTCCCAATCCACACCTCACttgtactagtagtatatgttTAAGTTTGCATGGAGGATATTCGTAGCCAATACCCTCCTGGGATCAGATTCCACCCCTCTGATGAGGAACTCATCTCCTTCTACCTCCAAAGGAAAATCAAGTCCCTCCCTCTCCCTCCAAACGTCATCACAGATATCCACCTCTACACCTACGATCCCTGGGATCTGCCTCGTGCGTTTTCACGTTTCTTTCAATTTACTAACTGGAGTAGTACTTATGGATAATTATTAAGTTTGTTGATGTGCAGGAAATAGTATGTTTGGAGATGAGGAGGAGCTGTATTTCTTCAGCCCGCGGGACAGGAAGTATCCCAAGGGTGGGAGGCCTAATAGGGCGGCCGCATCCGGATACTGGAAGGCCACTGGCACGGATCAGCCTGTTTGGAGCTCTTTGGGATCCAGGAAGATAGGAGTCAAGAAAGGCCTTGTTTTCTACAAGGGAAAGCCTCCTCGTGGCCTCAGGACGGACTGGGTCATGACCGAGTACAGACTCCCAGACACCTCCCATCCATCCAGATCCACTGCAGGCTCAGGCTCAATGAGAGTAagttgtatatataaatatatatgttgttCAGCTGCTGACTCTCTCTGTTCCTGTTAGCTGGATGACTGGGTGCTCTGCCGCATTCGTCACAAAGGCAACATGTCAAAGAAAGAGAACTCCATGAATCATGATTCTGCAGCTCCAGACATGCTTTCAGAATATCTCAAATCAGATGAGTACAATCTCATAGTTTCACTACTAGCTGGCCTTGATCCTGTCTCCTTAACTACTCCCAACCCGATCAACCATAACTCCACTGCTACTACACCAACAATGGATCATGCTGACCAATCAAACTTGGACCTCATCACCTTTGGAGGGCCGTTGGTAGCTGCCACTGATGCAAGATCATACGGTCAGAATGTGTGCAAGTCTACATATTCGTCGAATCCCAGCATCAGCATGCAGGACCAGGATATGCTGCACCCATTACAACAAAACTTTCTACATTGCCCTTTCACACAACAATATATATAGCTGGGATGATGGTCCCAACGTCTCTCAATTCAATTAGACGCCTCCATTTGTGTCGTTGTtgattgtgtttgtgtgtttgCAGTTTCCAAGTTCTGAAGTTTGTGTTTGTATCATGTTGTCTGGTTTCATGttgaataattttgaaaataatgtgATCTTGTTTCATTCTCTTCTATCTTTATAATTTCCCTGAAATTCTACACCCATTCTGAATCATAAATCAACTCTTGATCTGCATAAAACATTGGCCTTCAATCTTCATGCAAGATAGATTTACTTCCATTAGTGTACATGGCTTATTATTTGTtgtaattaaatcatgaagaACAGGGAAAGTTTGAAATTACTTGATGGAGAAATCGATTAGTTATGAAGCGTACCAAGCAAAACTTGTCAAGTGAAGACAATTTCCGGGATCAATACTCTATTGTTATACTTGGTTAGAATTGGTTTCTccacaattatttaataccACTCATAAATTACTCTCCTGTTGAGTTATGGACTCTTGGATAAGTATATGTATTGTAGTCCTGAATCAGTAGCTCCAATCGAGTTAATTCCAACAGAATGTGCCAACAAGATTTATTAGGAATAAATGATTATGATAATAACAATTGACACACTAAACATACATGTGATAGAGGAAACTCCAGGTCTTCAAGAACTACGGCCTTGGCTAATAGGTCAACACACTGCATTGATCAAAGAAACACCAAACTGTTACTAAACCATTTAATGTCAAATAGTTTCACTATGTAGAAAACAACATGtgttgaaatgataaaatttgcaTTTATCTTAGACTATAAGACTAGCTTACTTGTATAAATAGGCTGCGATTCCCAGAAGAATGATAATCAAAACTATATCGATGCAGAAGTTCCTAGACGACCTCACCTGCCACAAATTTCACGTTTCTGATAAATAGAAACTCCAAAAAAGATCACGACACGTTACGTGGTGTATGGACATGAATTGGTTTTACCCTTGTAAGTGTCTCCTTCAGCCTGACATTAGTATGCCTGAGATCACTTGATGCCTTATCTACCTGAACAAAATATCATGTTAGAGCATACTCTACTGTCTTGTCCATAGAAAAACAGCTGATAACCGAACCTTCGTGTCAATCTCATCAACCAAGGGGACCTGTCTATCCAATTCCTGCACACAAGAATCGCATATGTATTAGTCTCTCTTTGAACTGCAGAACATGGAACAGAAGTGGTAGACCTCATTCATATCCTTAGCCAAATTCTTTAATGTATCTAAGCCCTCTGATATCACCTCAAGACCTTGATCCTGCATGAACGAATCAAACCACGTGAAGAAGATTGCATCGTATGGCTTTATTTTCCTATGTAATAACAAGAAAGAGTGGAGAGACTACAAGCCTGCTTTTTTTTCCTCATTTCATATTCCTGCCTAAACTGGCTCGATTCCTCAGATTCTTCAAAGAAACCATCATCCATTTTCCCATCTGACattaaaaaaaggagaaagcTATAAGAAGATGACAAGAGAGCTCTATGTACAAAGATTCTACAGCAAATGCAATCACCAGAGTCAAATTTGATGTGCTTGTTGGACGATGAACCAAATATTTCTGTGGCTGGACCACCTCTACTGCCATCTTGTATCGCTTGGATTCTGTCAGGAAGCGTGACAACCAGCTCAACGCGAGCTTCTTGTTCTTCTTTAGACATGCCTTTCACCTGTACAGAAGTGAAGATCATCGTCCAAATCAACAGTTGCAATGCTTACTCGTAAGCTACTAATGCTGCATTCGTATAGAATCGCAGCATAATGCTGTCGAATATCTTTCAAGTCGATATAGGCTTTTGGCCTCTTCATCTCTTGCTCTTTTGTTCTAGGTGAaatcttgttttgtttgagctaacatagtagtagtagtatagtactaatttatttcttgttatCTTACAAGGTATACAGTGAACTCATGAAGATTCAAACATGTTACTGTTAAGAGGGACATCACGCATTATTATCCAATCAATTACGtttatctcttttttcttttgtccTGTTGATTTTGTCTATGTTCAACACTTTTCTATAAAGACAAACATAAGATGTTACTACAAAAAGGCtaacacaaaaaaacaacCTTCCTTTGAGCAAGTTTCCTCAACTTAGGCACTTCATCCATGAGCCTGGCCTTGATGCGCCGCACCTCTGCATACAACGCCACCACGGTCGCCCTGTCCGTCTCATACGCAGCAAACTTCGATTTCTGGagacaaaaaatcaaaagaagattttgttttgtatggtgaaaaaaaattgatggggAAACCAACCTTGAGAGCGAGGTCGAT
The nucleotide sequence above comes from Salvia hispanica cultivar TCC Black 2014 chromosome 5, UniMelb_Shisp_WGS_1.0, whole genome shotgun sequence. Encoded proteins:
- the LOC125191398 gene encoding syntaxin-71-like translates to MSVYDILFRVDSICKKYEKYDIEKQRDQNAFSDDAFAHLYSTFDSQIDLALKKSKFAAYETDRATVVALYAEVRRIKARLMDEVPKLRKLAQRKVKGMSKEEQEARVELVVTLPDRIQAIQDGSRGGPATEIFGSSSNKHIKFDSDGKMDDGFFEESEESSQFRQEYEMRKKKQDQGLEVISEGLDTLKNLAKDMNEELDRQVPLVDEIDTKVDKASSDLRHTNVRLKETLTRVRSSRNFCIDIVLIIILLGIAAYLYNVLTY
- the LOC125189680 gene encoding NAC transcription factor 32-like, yielding MEDIRSQYPPGIRFHPSDEELISFYLQRKIKSLPLPPNVITDIHLYTYDPWDLPRNSMFGDEEELYFFSPRDRKYPKGGRPNRAAASGYWKATGTDQPVWSSLGSRKIGVKKGLVFYKGKPPRGLRTDWVMTEYRLPDTSHPSRSTAGSGSMRLDDWVLCRIRHKGNMSKKENSMNHDSAAPDMLSEYLKSDEYNLIVSLLAGLDPVSLTTPNPINHNSTATTPTMDHADQSNLDLITFGGPLVAATDARSYGQNVCKSTYSSNPSISMQDQDMLHPLQQNFLHCPFTQQYI